The window TCCTTGAATGCTTCGTAAGCCAAATACATCGCTCGATCTGCATTTTTCGCCCAAGTGATTTCCTCAAACATTTCATAACAGCGGTCATACGCATCTTTTTCCGCATTGGTAATTGCATGCTTGGAGTCTCCGCGCCATTTCAAAATATTCGCCAGCGCGGCATGCTTGCCTTTGAATGTATCCTGCAGACGCTGCTGCTCTGTACCAAATCCAGTAATGCCTAAACACCATTTGCGAAACATGGCAGGGTCTGGACAGAATCCATTATCGCGAACTTGTGACAATCCAAAATTCACTTGATCGTGAGTTAAGCCGTCAATGCAGATTTTCATTGCTGTGTTGATCTGCGCTGTAGCAATGCCATCAAAGGTCTTCTCAAATGACCGTGGCGCAATTGCCTTAAAAACCCCAACCAGCTGCGCTGAATTAATCGGGCCAAGGGCTTGGTTAGAAGCCGTAAGTTGCATTTCCTTGCTCCTCTTGTGCGATTAGCTCTTGAATTTCAGCCATTCGGGTTGACGACTGGGTTTGATTTCCAAAATTTCCACCTGCAGAAATGCGCGGTTCAAACAAGCCCTGATGATTACCCTTGATTGCTGTTTTCAGGGAAATATCCGATTTCTCAATCCCCCATGCTTTGAAATCATCATGGATGGTCTTGAGTGCATTTTTAGTCAGTGCAGTTTTTTTGTATTCAGAGCGGTTGGTTACAAACTGCTCCCAAAGATCTGGTGTGCAGAGTTTTTGAATATTGGTTCTGGTTAAATCAATAACTTCATCGAATGACAGCTTGCGCGTTTTCTCTTTGCGCTCTGCTGCAGATTTTGCTTTCTGCTCAGCTTCCAATTTTTGCTGATCAAGAAGATCCTGTTTTTTGATTTCTTGGTATTCAAAAAAATTAACCTGCAGAGGATTTTTATCCCGAAGGGTATTATTTAAATATCTAAAAGAATCTATAAAAAGAAACTCTATTGATGCACCACTAGTCGAAGCGCATTCCGCACCACTAATCGAAGCGGACTGCACCACTAATCGAAGCGCATCAGTAATCGAAGCGCTTCGATTACTGATGCGCAGTGCTTTAATTACCGAAGCGTCAAACTGCTCAAAATACTCAGCAAGAGATACCTCATTGATCTGATATTTATTCCCAAGTTTGTTGTTTTTTTCAACTACAGCAATCACCCCAAACCAGACTAATTCCTTAATTCCAGATGTAACAGTTCCAGAGCTGAGCTTGTTTGAGCCTTTGAGTTTTCCGCCTTGGATTTGCCGATGCGAGATGTGGTCGGACGACTTATTAAAGCCGTTTGTATACCCCATAATCACTGAGTAGACGTTTTTAGCAGCATCACTTAAGAATGGCTCTACCTCGAAATGATAAAGCCTGCTTTTCATGATAAAGCCCTTGGAGAGCTGATCTGACATTGCTTTCCGCTCGTTTTTAGGAAATTGAACCACCTCTCCTGCGGGCTGAGATGGTATTTGCGCCAAATTGCTCACATTAACCTCCCAGCTTCACTAAGCCGCGCTTTTCCAGCTGGCGGATAATTCGAGGCTCTATAAATTCGCCGTTGACCTTGTAGCGTGTTCTGGATTTTTCTTTGACCTGGATAAGCAAAACACCATTTTGCAGCTGCCGGCGGACCGCTATCGCCTGCCCCCCCATTTTGGTTGTGTGCTCCATGATGTAATAGGCCTCTTGGGCTGCGATTGCTTCATTCATCTTGGAGAGTGGCATTGCCGCCAGTTCCTTGGCTGTGTAGATCCGCACAGGCTCCAGCAATGGAATTACTGTTTCGGCAGGCACTTTGGATTGATTTGATTTCATACCCCTTCCTCCAGTCGCTTCCCTGCACCCAGCTCCGCAACGCTGGCTGGGCGAATCAAATGATTCAGTGCAAAGCTCCTGTTTCCATCCAGCAGCACGCTGTTTTCTTGAGCTTTGTGAACGGTCATCAAGTGATCCGGCTTCGCCGCATCAACAAAGACAACAACATCACCGGATAGAAAATCTGACTCAATCACTGTGCGTGTTCTCATGACTTGAACCAAACAATGCCCGCACTGCTCTTCTTTAAAATCCGTGCACTTGTTCGCGCATGGGTGTTGTGGTAAATTTGTCTGCATATTCAATGCCCTCTGAAGTTTTGAATTGTTAAAAGCCTGATTCTCAAGATCAGGCTTTTTCTATTTGCAAAGCTGATAAATACTTTGCACACTCGCCTTTCATGGCTTTACGTAGCGACTGAATTTTTTGTTCAATCTCTTCCAGGATGTGATCTGTTTCATCCATCTCTGCGGGGGTTACAACGCCATCTTCCAGAGCGTTTAAAACCTGCCTGTTTGCCGCACCATTTCCGATATTCATGCCCAGCAGCGACTCAAGAACACTTAGCTGATGCTCTTTGCCATCAATGTTGTTCACTGGCACAAGTACCATTCCAAGCATGTGCGCCCAAACTTTCAGGTTTGCTGGGTTCTGCGTGTAGATCAGCATTGCCTCAAACGCTTTCAGGCTTGGAAGATGCTGATCCATATTTGGGTTGCCATAGTTCAAAGCGGTCTTGTGCGAAACACCCAGCACATCTGCAACATCCTTTGGTGTTACTCCTGCGGACTGATGAATCATCTTGTGCAGCGCTGTTTTTGTCTCTTGCGAGATTTTCATATGTGAATCCTTGAATTTATTCACGTTTATTTAGGGCTTTGACCAATGCCATACTTTGGTTATGCAGATAGGTTCTGGAATTCCTTTAATGCTGGACATAGATCTGCGGCTTTAAATGCGCCTTGGGTGGCTTGCTCAGCACGCAATGCTGTTTGCGCAGACATTTTTTTCGTACCACACACCCAGCCAGAAACTGCCGGTTGTTTTACAAGCAGAGCTGTCGCTGTATTTTCTTGGCTTCCAAAGTGAGCAACAAGAGACTGGTACAGCGAAACTGAGTTTTTACTCATGGTTATATCTCCATAAATTTATAACCATATTATAACTATAGTTATCACCAGTCAATAACCATAGTTGTTTGAATAAATATAACTTGGGTTATATATTTAACTCATCAATAAAGAGTTTTGATTTATGTCACTTAGAGAGCGCTTAAAGGAATCTCGGCGGAATGCAAAAAAAACACAAGCTGAGGTTGCGGAGGCTGTCGGCATTACACAGCCTGCATACCAAGCCCTTGAGTCTGGCAAGAATCAAAAATCAGCATATCTACCAATGATTGCCAATGTTTTAGGGGTCGATCCTTATTGGCTAACCACTGGTAATTCTCCAGAGTCTTTTGATTCATCGGAAATTACTGACCCAATAGCTGTTACAGATGAGCTTAAAGATCAGTTTGTTTGGGTGGATGTTGTTGAGGCTAGTTTTTCTTGCGGTAATGGAGAGTCAATTGAGTTTCATTTCGATGCTATAAATGGAAAAATTCCATTTCCACCTACATTTTTAAAAGATCGGAATGTTACTGAGCAAACAATGAAAATCATTAAAGCCAAAGGTGACAGCATGGCTGACTTTATTAAGGATGGTGATTTGGTGGGTATTAATCTCTCTCAAACAGATGTAATTGATGGGGAGATCTATGCTGTCTACTTGGCTGGGGAAGGCATGATTAAGCAAGTATTCAAAGAGGCTGACGGCTCTTTGGTTCTCCACAGCCTGAATGAAAAATATCGGGATAAAGTTGTAACTGAAGAAAATGGAAAGAATTTTAAAGTCATGGGTCGCCAGATTTGGCGCGCTGGATAGCAGATTAAAAAACTGCGAACCCGACGCAGTCCTTTAGAACAGATCGGGTGGAGAAAGTTTAATATTTCTCTGTTATAATTCTGCAACTAAATTTTAGTTGCAAACAAATCGCTTTAGAAGGACAATATAATGACTAAAGCAGATAAGCTGCTACAGAGGTTTTTTTCCAATCCTCCTCCTAAAAACTTTAAGTGGGAGGATTTTGTGACAATGATGCAACGTTTAGGCTTTACGCTTGAGTTTAATGGTCGTGGCAGTTCACATTGTATTTTTTACAAAAATGATCCAAGAATTGTTTTGGATTTCTTAAAACCACACCCTGGTAATGAACTTAAAGTTGTATATGTTAAAAAAGCCAAAGAATTTCTTATTGAGCAAGGTATAGAATTATGAAAGAAACTTTAAAGTACAAAGGCTTTTATGGTTCCATGGAATTTAGCTTAGAAGATGAATGCTTGGTTGGAGAAGTTTTATTTGTTCAATCAAAAATTATTTTCATTGGTGATACTATTGCTGAGTTAAAACAAGCTTTTGAAGAAGCTGTAGACTCATATCTCGATCATTGTGAGGCCAAAAAAATTGAGCCAGAAAAGCCATTGAGTGGGACATTCAATGTGAGGATATCTCCTGATTTGCATAAAAAGCTATCTATTCAGGCTTTTGAAGATGAATGTACATTGAACTCATGTGTTGCTAATGCAATTCAATTCTATCTTGAACATTACAAGCTAGAGCTGCAAAGACAAGAGTTAGCCCATAACCTAAAAACAGCATCATTTGAGTTAACATCAAATGTAGTGCGTATACATGAACTTTATAC is drawn from Acinetobacter sp. WCHAc010034 and contains these coding sequences:
- a CDS encoding phage regulatory CII family protein, with product MKISQETKTALHKMIHQSAGVTPKDVADVLGVSHKTALNYGNPNMDQHLPSLKAFEAMLIYTQNPANLKVWAHMLGMVLVPVNNIDGKEHQLSVLESLLGMNIGNGAANRQVLNALEDGVVTPAEMDETDHILEEIEQKIQSLRKAMKGECAKYLSALQIEKA
- a CDS encoding Cro/CI family transcriptional regulator, which encodes MSKNSVSLYQSLVAHFGSQENTATALLVKQPAVSGWVCGTKKMSAQTALRAEQATQGAFKAADLCPALKEFQNLSA
- a CDS encoding XRE family transcriptional regulator, whose product is MSLRERLKESRRNAKKTQAEVAEAVGITQPAYQALESGKNQKSAYLPMIANVLGVDPYWLTTGNSPESFDSSEITDPIAVTDELKDQFVWVDVVEASFSCGNGESIEFHFDAINGKIPFPPTFLKDRNVTEQTMKIIKAKGDSMADFIKDGDLVGINLSQTDVIDGEIYAVYLAGEGMIKQVFKEADGSLVLHSLNEKYRDKVVTEENGKNFKVMGRQIWRAG
- a CDS encoding type II toxin-antitoxin system HicA family toxin → MTKADKLLQRFFSNPPPKNFKWEDFVTMMQRLGFTLEFNGRGSSHCIFYKNDPRIVLDFLKPHPGNELKVVYVKKAKEFLIEQGIEL
- a CDS encoding type II toxin-antitoxin system HicB family antitoxin encodes the protein MKETLKYKGFYGSMEFSLEDECLVGEVLFVQSKIIFIGDTIAELKQAFEEAVDSYLDHCEAKKIEPEKPLSGTFNVRISPDLHKKLSIQAFEDECTLNSCVANAIQFYLEHYKLELQRQELAHNLKTASFELTSNVVRIHELYTSSRIDSLTMVSSYGSAKPLTPSKHS